The Streptomyces sp. Alt3 genome has a segment encoding these proteins:
- a CDS encoding aspartate-semialdehyde dehydrogenase yields the protein MTGRRPSLAVVGATGAIGGVMLQILSQHADVWGEVRLIASSRAAGTKLVVRGEEAEVLALSEDVFDGVDVALFLTPDEVSAQWGPVAAARGAVVVDDSAAFRLDDDVPLVVPEINPHAVRRRPRGIVASPNCTTLSLIVAVGALHAEFGLRELIVSSYQAVSGEGNDGVAVLREQLALVAGTELGTRPGDVRRALGDGDKSPFAAPVALNVVPWAGTDAGDGWSSEELAIRAECRKVLGLPDLKVTATCVYVPVVAAHSMSVHARFENEVDVARAHEVLATAPGVVLFDSPAAGDFPTPADVVGTDPTWVGRVRQSMDDPHAVEMFICGDNLRKGTALNVAQIAESVAGEFPRT from the coding sequence ATGACAGGGCGCCGCCCTTCGCTCGCGGTCGTCGGTGCGACCGGGGCGATCGGTGGCGTCATGCTCCAGATCCTTTCGCAGCACGCGGATGTCTGGGGCGAGGTCAGACTGATCGCCTCCTCGCGCGCGGCCGGCACCAAGCTGGTCGTGCGCGGCGAGGAGGCCGAGGTCCTCGCGCTCTCCGAGGACGTGTTCGACGGGGTGGACGTTGCCCTGTTCCTGACGCCGGACGAGGTGTCCGCACAGTGGGGTCCGGTCGCCGCCGCCCGGGGCGCGGTGGTCGTGGACGACTCGGCGGCCTTCCGGCTCGACGACGACGTCCCCCTCGTCGTCCCCGAGATCAACCCCCATGCCGTGCGGCGCAGGCCGCGCGGCATCGTCGCGTCCCCGAACTGTACGACGCTGTCGCTGATCGTCGCGGTCGGTGCCCTGCACGCCGAGTTCGGCCTGCGGGAGCTGATCGTCTCGTCCTACCAGGCGGTGAGCGGCGAGGGGAACGACGGTGTCGCCGTGCTCCGCGAGCAGCTCGCCCTGGTGGCGGGTACGGAGCTGGGCACACGTCCCGGGGACGTCCGCCGGGCACTGGGTGACGGTGACAAGAGCCCCTTCGCCGCTCCCGTGGCGCTGAACGTGGTGCCGTGGGCCGGGACCGACGCCGGCGACGGCTGGTCGTCCGAGGAGCTGGCGATCCGGGCGGAGTGCCGGAAGGTCCTCGGTCTGCCGGACCTGAAGGTGACGGCGACCTGCGTGTACGTGCCCGTGGTCGCGGCGCACTCCATGTCCGTGCACGCCCGCTTCGAGAACGAGGTGGACGTGGCCCGGGCGCACGAGGTCCTGGCGACCGCGCCCGGGGTGGTGCTCTTCGACAGTCCGGCCGCCGGCGACTTCCCCACCCCTGCCGACGTCGTGGGCACCGATCCCACCTGGGTGGGCCGGGTGCGGCAGTCGATGGACGATCCACATGCCGTCGAAATGTTCATCTGCGGCGATAATCTCCGAAAAGGCACAGCTCTCAATGTGGCCCAGATCGCCGAATCGGTGGCCGGGGAATTTCCTCGTACCTGA